One window of Cryptosporangium phraense genomic DNA carries:
- a CDS encoding PH domain-containing protein, giving the protein MTTHSPARPVRVRFRQSFATVAAVLVLAIGAFTIAGQAWVYAPIMLVPIAALWWTVRTGVDVDAEHLTVRGALRTRRFPWNDVEGFVSIRGRVSAQLTEAAGGGLVRLPAVTPSTLPRLLEGVNLARTPVDAQEVVPDA; this is encoded by the coding sequence GTGACCACCCACTCCCCGGCCCGCCCGGTCCGCGTCCGCTTCCGGCAGAGCTTCGCCACGGTCGCCGCGGTCCTCGTGCTGGCGATCGGCGCGTTCACGATCGCCGGTCAGGCCTGGGTGTACGCCCCGATCATGCTGGTCCCGATCGCCGCGCTCTGGTGGACGGTCCGCACCGGCGTCGATGTCGACGCCGAGCACCTGACGGTCCGCGGCGCGCTGCGTACCCGCCGTTTCCCGTGGAACGACGTCGAGGGCTTCGTGTCGATCCGCGGCCGGGTGTCGGCCCAGCTCACCGAGGCCGCCGGCGGCGGCCTGGTCCGGCTTCCCGCCGTCACCCCGTCGACGCTCCCCCGCCTGCTGGAGGGCGTGAACCTGGCCCGTACTCCGGTGGACGCTCAGGAAGTCGTGCCCGACGCGTGA
- the ilvD gene encoding dihydroxy-acid dehydratase: protein MTQDHPLKPRSTDVTDGLEKAAARGMLRAVGMKDEDFAKPQIGVASSWNEITPCNLSLDRLAKAAKEGVRAADGFPMEFGTISVSDGISMGHVGMHYSLVSREVIADSVEVVMQAERLDGSVLLAGCDKSLPGMLMAAARLDLASVFLYAGSTLPGKLDGRTVTVIDAFEAVGACARGLITREEVDRVERAICPGEGACGGMYTANTMASAAEALGMSLPGSAAPPAPDRRRDSYAVKSGEAVINLIKRGITARQIMTREAFENAITVVQALGGSTNAVLHLMAIAHEARVDITLEDFNRIGHRTPHLADVKPFGQYVMTDVDEIGGVPVVMKALLDAGLLHGDCLTVTGKTLAENLADIAPPDPDGKIIHAMNNPIHPVGGITVLRGSLAPDGAVLKSAGIEYDVFEGTARVFDGEQGAMDAVTHNTLNKGDVIVIRNEGPKGGPGMREMLAVTGAIKGAGLGKDVLLLTDGRFSGGTTGPCIGHVAPEAAHGGPIALVQEGDRIRLDLNAQTLDLLVDDAELERRRAQWKPLPPAYETGVLAKYAKLVGSAANGAVCG, encoded by the coding sequence ATGACCCAGGATCACCCACTGAAACCACGCAGCACCGACGTGACCGACGGGCTGGAGAAGGCCGCCGCCCGCGGCATGCTCCGCGCGGTCGGCATGAAGGACGAGGACTTCGCCAAGCCGCAGATCGGCGTCGCCTCGTCGTGGAACGAGATCACCCCCTGCAACCTCTCGCTGGACCGGCTGGCCAAGGCGGCCAAGGAGGGCGTGCGCGCCGCCGACGGCTTCCCGATGGAGTTCGGCACGATCTCGGTGTCCGACGGCATCTCGATGGGACACGTCGGCATGCACTACTCGCTGGTCAGCCGCGAGGTCATCGCCGACTCGGTCGAGGTCGTGATGCAGGCCGAGCGGCTCGACGGCAGCGTGCTGCTGGCCGGCTGCGACAAGTCGCTGCCCGGCATGCTGATGGCCGCGGCGCGCCTCGACCTCGCGTCGGTGTTCCTGTACGCGGGGTCGACGCTGCCGGGCAAGCTCGACGGCCGGACCGTCACCGTGATCGACGCGTTCGAGGCCGTCGGGGCGTGCGCCCGGGGCCTGATCACCCGGGAGGAGGTCGACCGGGTCGAGCGCGCGATCTGCCCCGGTGAGGGCGCGTGCGGTGGCATGTACACGGCCAACACGATGGCGTCGGCCGCGGAGGCGCTGGGGATGTCGCTGCCGGGGTCGGCCGCGCCGCCGGCGCCGGACCGTCGCCGGGATTCGTACGCGGTGAAGTCCGGCGAGGCCGTGATCAACCTGATCAAGCGGGGGATCACCGCGCGGCAGATCATGACTCGCGAGGCGTTCGAGAACGCGATCACGGTCGTGCAGGCCCTGGGCGGTTCGACGAACGCGGTGCTGCACCTGATGGCGATCGCCCACGAGGCGCGCGTCGACATCACTCTGGAAGACTTCAACCGCATCGGCCACCGGACCCCGCACCTGGCCGACGTGAAGCCGTTCGGTCAGTACGTGATGACCGACGTTGACGAGATCGGTGGCGTGCCGGTCGTCATGAAGGCGCTGCTCGACGCCGGCCTGCTGCACGGTGACTGCCTGACCGTGACCGGGAAGACGCTGGCCGAGAACCTCGCCGACATCGCGCCGCCGGACCCGGACGGCAAGATCATCCACGCGATGAACAACCCGATCCACCCGGTCGGTGGCATCACCGTGCTGCGCGGCTCGCTGGCCCCGGACGGGGCCGTGCTGAAGTCGGCCGGCATCGAGTACGACGTCTTCGAGGGCACCGCGCGCGTCTTCGACGGCGAGCAGGGCGCGATGGACGCGGTCACGCACAACACGCTGAACAAGGGCGACGTGATCGTGATCCGGAACGAGGGGCCGAAGGGTGGGCCGGGGATGCGCGAGATGCTCGCGGTGACCGGGGCGATCAAGGGTGCCGGCCTCGGCAAGGACGTGCTGCTGCTGACGGACGGCCGCTTCTCGGGCGGGACGACCGGCCCGTGCATCGGGCACGTCGCCCCCGAGGCCGCGCACGGCGGGCCGATCGCGCTGGTGCAGGAGGGCGACCGGATCCGGTTGGATCTGAACGCCCAGACGCTCGACCTGCTGGTGGATGACGCGGAGCTCGAGCGCCGCCGGGCGCAGTGGAAGCCGCTGCCGCCGGCCTACGAGACCGGAGTCCTGGCCAAGTACGCCAAGCTCGTCGGAAGCGCCGCCAACGGCGCCGTCTGCGGTTGA
- a CDS encoding type II toxin-antitoxin system Phd/YefM family antitoxin — MRTMSYSESRARYAEVLDAVINDREEIVITRSGHDPVVIVPLDEYESMKETLYLFRNPANARHLIESIEELEGGGGIVRDIIE; from the coding sequence ATGCGCACCATGTCCTACTCCGAGTCACGCGCGCGGTACGCCGAGGTGCTCGACGCCGTGATCAACGACCGAGAGGAAATCGTGATCACCCGCTCTGGGCACGACCCAGTAGTCATCGTCCCCTTGGACGAGTACGAGTCCATGAAGGAAACGCTCTACCTGTTCCGCAACCCCGCCAACGCCCGTCACTTGATCGAGTCGATCGAAGAGCTCGAGGGCGGCGGCGGCATCGTCCGGGACATCATCGAATGA
- a CDS encoding Txe/YoeB family addiction module toxin — MKLVWSTRAWDEYVWWQSHDRKVVNRINLLLQDILRNGNDGIGKPEPLKYERHGYWARRITLEHRLVYKVVDEDVRIAECRYHYE; from the coding sequence ATGAAGCTCGTCTGGAGCACGCGTGCGTGGGACGAGTACGTCTGGTGGCAGTCGCACGACCGGAAGGTCGTCAACCGGATCAACCTGCTCCTGCAGGACATCCTGCGTAACGGCAACGACGGGATCGGTAAGCCCGAGCCGCTGAAGTACGAGCGCCACGGGTACTGGGCTCGCCGAATCACGCTCGAGCATCGACTGGTCTACAAAGTCGTCGACGAGGACGTCCGCATCGCCGAATGCCGCTATCACTACGAGTGA
- a CDS encoding acetolactate synthase large subunit yields MNAPATPPAHESVTGAQSLVRSLEAVGAEVVFGIPGGTILPTYDPLYDAQGVRHILTRHEQGAGHAAEGYAQATGKVGVCMATSGPGATNLVTAIADAYMDSVPIVAITGQVSTPMIGTDAFQEADICGITLPITKHNFLVKHPEEIPQTIAEAFHLASTGRPGPVLVDVPKDVQQAMTRFTWPPQLNLPGYRPTVHPHGKQVREAARLLTTSKRPVLYVGGGVLKARASAELKVLAELSGAPVVTTLMARGAFPDSHRQNLGMPGMHGTVAAVQALQKADLIVALGARFDDRVTGNLDSFAPHAVIVHADIDPAEISKNRTADVPIVGDAREVIAELVVALQAEAQAGHRADLEPWWAQLNSTRDRYPLGYEEQADGTLAPQYVIERLGKISGPETIFAAGVGQHQMWASQFISYENPYTWLNSGGAGTMGYAVPAAMGAKVGKPDTTVWAIDGDGCFQMTNQELATCALEGIPIKVAIINNGNLGMVRQWQTLFYEQRYSNTDLKTHKQRVPDFVKLADALGCVGLRCETAGDVDATIEKAMEINDQPVVVDFVVGADAMVWPMVAAGASNDDIQAARDVRPVWGEDQT; encoded by the coding sequence ATGAATGCACCAGCCACCCCACCGGCCCACGAATCGGTCACGGGTGCCCAGTCGCTCGTCCGCTCGCTCGAGGCGGTCGGCGCCGAGGTGGTCTTCGGTATCCCGGGCGGCACCATTCTCCCCACCTACGACCCGCTCTACGACGCGCAGGGCGTCCGGCACATCCTGACCCGTCACGAGCAGGGCGCGGGCCACGCGGCCGAGGGATACGCGCAGGCCACCGGCAAGGTCGGCGTCTGCATGGCGACGTCCGGCCCGGGCGCGACGAACCTGGTCACCGCGATCGCCGACGCGTACATGGACTCGGTGCCGATCGTCGCGATCACCGGCCAGGTCAGCACCCCGATGATCGGCACGGACGCGTTCCAGGAAGCCGACATCTGCGGCATCACGCTGCCGATCACCAAGCACAACTTCCTGGTCAAGCACCCCGAAGAGATCCCCCAGACGATCGCCGAGGCGTTCCACCTGGCCTCCACCGGTCGCCCCGGCCCGGTCCTGGTCGACGTGCCCAAGGACGTCCAGCAGGCGATGACCCGGTTCACCTGGCCGCCGCAGCTGAACCTGCCCGGCTACCGGCCGACCGTCCACCCGCACGGCAAGCAGGTGCGCGAGGCCGCGCGGCTGCTGACCACGTCGAAGCGCCCGGTGCTCTACGTGGGCGGCGGCGTGCTGAAGGCCCGGGCCTCGGCCGAGCTGAAGGTACTGGCCGAGCTGTCCGGCGCGCCGGTCGTCACGACGCTGATGGCGCGGGGCGCGTTCCCCGACAGCCACCGGCAGAACCTCGGGATGCCGGGCATGCACGGCACCGTCGCCGCGGTGCAGGCGCTGCAGAAGGCCGACCTGATCGTCGCGCTGGGCGCCCGGTTCGACGACCGGGTGACCGGCAACCTCGACAGCTTCGCCCCGCACGCGGTGATCGTCCACGCCGACATCGACCCGGCCGAGATCAGCAAGAACCGCACCGCGGACGTGCCGATCGTCGGCGACGCCCGCGAGGTGATCGCCGAGCTGGTCGTCGCGCTGCAGGCCGAGGCCCAGGCCGGCCACCGCGCCGACCTGGAGCCCTGGTGGGCGCAGTTGAACTCCACCCGTGACCGCTACCCGCTGGGTTACGAGGAGCAGGCCGATGGCACGCTGGCACCCCAGTACGTCATCGAGCGGCTGGGGAAGATCTCCGGACCGGAGACGATCTTCGCCGCGGGTGTCGGCCAGCACCAGATGTGGGCCAGCCAGTTCATCTCGTACGAGAACCCGTACACCTGGCTGAACTCCGGCGGCGCGGGGACGATGGGATACGCCGTCCCCGCCGCCATGGGCGCCAAGGTCGGTAAGCCCGACACCACCGTGTGGGCGATCGACGGCGACGGCTGCTTCCAGATGACCAATCAGGAACTGGCCACCTGCGCCCTGGAGGGCATCCCGATCAAGGTCGCCATCATCAACAACGGCAACCTCGGCATGGTCCGGCAGTGGCAGACGCTGTTCTACGAGCAGCGCTACTCCAACACCGACCTGAAGACCCACAAGCAGCGCGTGCCCGACTTCGTGAAGCTGGCCGACGCGCTCGGCTGCGTCGGACTGCGCTGCGAGACCGCGGGCGACGTCGACGCGACGATCGAGAAGGCGATGGAGATCAACGACCAGCCGGTCGTCGTCGACTTCGTGGTCGGGGCCGACGCGATGGTGTGGCCGATGGTCGCGGCCGGGGCCAGCAACGACGACATCCAGGCCGCCCGTGATGTCCGCCCCGTGTGGGGCGAGGACCAGACCTGA
- the ilvN gene encoding acetolactate synthase small subunit, translating to MSKHTLSVLVENKPGVLARVSGLFSRRGFNIHSLAVGPTEHPDISRMTVVVTVEGLALEQVTKQLNKLVNVIKIVELDTAVSVQRELMLCKVRTDPQTRSHVLETVELFRAHVVDVSTDSVTVEATGTAEKLEALVRVLEPYGIKELVQSGMVAIGRGPRSIAAPSVALRSVERSA from the coding sequence ATGAGCAAGCACACGCTGTCGGTTCTGGTCGAGAACAAGCCGGGTGTTCTCGCCCGGGTGTCCGGCCTGTTCAGCCGGCGCGGGTTCAACATCCACTCGCTCGCGGTCGGGCCGACCGAGCACCCCGACATCTCCCGGATGACCGTCGTCGTGACGGTGGAGGGGCTGGCCCTCGAACAGGTCACCAAGCAGCTGAACAAGCTGGTCAACGTGATCAAGATCGTCGAGCTCGACACCGCGGTGTCGGTGCAGCGCGAGCTGATGCTGTGCAAGGTCCGCACCGACCCGCAGACCCGTTCGCACGTGCTGGAGACCGTCGAGCTGTTCCGGGCCCACGTGGTGGACGTCTCCACCGACTCGGTGACCGTCGAGGCGACCGGCACCGCGGAGAAGCTCGAGGCGCTCGTCCGGGTGCTCGAGCCGTACGGCATCAAGGAACTGGTGCAGTCCGGAATGGTCGCGATCGGCCGGGGACCCAGGTCGATCGCAGCACCCTCAGTTGCATTGCGTAGCGTCGAACGCAGCGCTTGA
- the ilvC gene encoding ketol-acid reductoisomerase, whose product MASENLRAELFYDDDADLSIIQGRKVAVLGYGSQGHAHALSLRDSGVDVRVGLPEGSKSRPKAEEAGLRVVTPAEASAEADVIMVLAPDTAQRTIYANDIAPNLKDGDALLFGHGFNIRYDLIQPPANIDVAMIAPKGPGHLVRRQYVDGKGVPVLVAVEQDSTGNALQLALSYAKGIGGTRAGAIKTTFKEETETDLFGEQTVLCGGVEELVKAGFETLTQAGYQPEIAYFECLHELKLIVDLMYEGGIARMNYSVSDTAEYGGYVSGPRVVTDETKKAMKQVLTEIQDGTFARNWIAEDDNGRPNFTKLREENAADPIEVTGKKLRDMMSWVDRPITETA is encoded by the coding sequence ATGGCCTCTGAAAACCTCCGCGCCGAGCTCTTCTACGACGACGACGCGGACCTGTCGATCATCCAGGGCCGTAAGGTCGCCGTGCTCGGTTACGGCAGCCAGGGTCACGCCCACGCGCTCAGCCTGCGTGACTCCGGCGTCGACGTCCGCGTCGGCCTGCCGGAGGGCTCCAAGAGCCGCCCGAAGGCGGAGGAGGCCGGTCTGCGCGTCGTCACTCCGGCCGAGGCCAGCGCCGAGGCGGACGTGATCATGGTGCTCGCGCCCGACACCGCGCAGCGCACGATCTACGCGAACGACATCGCCCCGAACCTGAAGGACGGCGACGCGCTGCTGTTCGGGCACGGCTTCAACATCCGGTACGACCTGATCCAGCCGCCGGCGAACATCGACGTCGCGATGATCGCGCCGAAGGGCCCGGGTCACCTCGTGCGTCGGCAGTACGTCGACGGCAAGGGTGTGCCGGTGCTCGTCGCGGTCGAGCAGGACTCGACCGGTAACGCTCTGCAGTTGGCGCTGTCGTACGCGAAGGGCATCGGCGGCACCCGCGCCGGCGCGATCAAGACGACGTTCAAGGAAGAGACCGAGACCGACCTCTTCGGCGAGCAGACGGTCCTCTGCGGTGGCGTGGAGGAGCTGGTGAAGGCCGGGTTCGAGACGCTGACCCAGGCCGGTTACCAGCCGGAGATCGCGTACTTCGAGTGCCTCCACGAGCTGAAGCTGATCGTGGACCTCATGTACGAGGGTGGGATCGCGCGGATGAACTACTCGGTCAGCGACACCGCCGAGTACGGCGGTTACGTGTCCGGGCCGCGGGTCGTCACCGACGAGACCAAGAAGGCCATGAAGCAGGTCCTCACCGAGATCCAGGACGGGACGTTCGCCCGTAACTGGATCGCCGAGGACGACAACGGGCGTCCGAACTTCACCAAGCTCCGCGAGGAGAACGCCGCCGACCCGATCGAGGTCACCGGCAAGAAGCTCCGCGACATGATGTCGTGGGTCGACCGCCCCATCACCGAGACGGCCTGA
- the serA gene encoding phosphoglycerate dehydrogenase, translating into MPQPVVLVAEELAPSALDVLARDFEVRHVDGADRAALLPALAEADAVLVRSATQIDAEALAAAPRLKVVARAGVGLDNVDVPAATARGVMVVNAPTSNIVSAAEQAIALLLATARNIAPAHAALRDGRWQRSEFTGVEISDKTIGIVGLGRIGVLFAQRMAAFGTRLIAYDPYVQPTRAAQIGVRLVSLEELLADSDFISIHLPKTAETLGLIGEKELRLVKPTVRIVNAARGGLVDEQALFNAITEGRVAGAGLDVYATEPCTDSPLFALENVVATPHLGASTVEAQDKAGLAVARSVRLALNGEFVPDAVNVQAGGVVAEEVRPSLPLAEKLGRVFTALASGLARSITVDVRGDLAEFDVSVLELAALKGVFADIVEESVTFVNAPLLAKERGVEVGLTTESASPEYRNLVTVSGVLADGRTLRVSGTLSGQRRVQKLTNIDAFDIDLVPNGNLLFLQYADRPGVVGTLGVLLGDAGVNIAGMQVARSESGGRSLMALAVDQAVPGDLLQRLAAAIGAHDANTVDLSEVEPVPSSGTGVPEDGTLR; encoded by the coding sequence GTGCCTCAGCCAGTGGTCCTCGTCGCCGAGGAACTCGCACCGTCCGCGCTCGACGTCCTCGCCCGGGACTTCGAGGTCCGCCACGTCGACGGCGCCGACCGCGCCGCGCTGCTCCCGGCCCTGGCCGAAGCGGACGCCGTCCTGGTCCGCAGCGCCACTCAGATCGACGCCGAAGCGCTGGCCGCCGCCCCGAGGCTCAAGGTCGTCGCGCGGGCCGGGGTCGGACTCGACAACGTCGACGTCCCGGCGGCGACGGCCCGGGGCGTCATGGTCGTGAACGCGCCGACGTCGAACATCGTCTCGGCGGCCGAGCAGGCGATCGCGCTGCTGCTGGCCACCGCCCGCAACATCGCCCCGGCCCACGCGGCGCTGCGCGACGGCCGCTGGCAGCGCTCCGAGTTCACCGGCGTCGAGATCTCCGACAAGACGATCGGCATCGTCGGGCTGGGCCGCATCGGCGTGCTGTTCGCCCAGCGCATGGCCGCGTTCGGCACCCGTCTGATCGCCTACGACCCGTACGTCCAGCCCACCAGGGCCGCGCAGATCGGCGTCCGGCTGGTGAGCCTGGAGGAGCTGCTGGCCGACAGCGACTTCATCTCGATCCACCTCCCGAAGACCGCGGAGACCCTCGGGCTGATCGGCGAGAAGGAGCTCCGTCTCGTCAAACCGACCGTCCGCATCGTGAACGCCGCCCGGGGCGGGCTGGTCGACGAACAGGCCCTGTTCAACGCGATCACCGAAGGCCGCGTAGCCGGCGCCGGCCTGGACGTCTACGCGACCGAACCGTGCACCGACTCGCCGCTGTTCGCGCTGGAGAACGTCGTGGCCACCCCGCACCTCGGGGCGTCCACGGTGGAGGCGCAAGACAAGGCCGGGCTCGCCGTCGCGCGGAGCGTCCGACTGGCGCTGAACGGCGAGTTCGTGCCGGACGCCGTGAACGTGCAGGCCGGAGGGGTGGTGGCGGAAGAGGTCCGGCCGTCGCTGCCGCTGGCCGAGAAGCTCGGCCGGGTGTTCACCGCGCTGGCCAGCGGGCTGGCCCGGTCGATCACGGTCGACGTCCGGGGCGACCTCGCCGAGTTCGACGTCAGCGTGCTCGAGCTGGCCGCGCTCAAGGGGGTGTTCGCGGACATCGTCGAGGAGTCGGTGACGTTCGTGAACGCGCCGCTGCTGGCCAAGGAGCGCGGGGTCGAGGTCGGGCTGACGACGGAGTCGGCGAGCCCGGAGTACCGCAACCTGGTGACGGTCTCCGGCGTGCTGGCCGACGGACGCACGCTGCGCGTCTCCGGGACGCTGTCCGGCCAGCGGCGGGTCCAGAAGCTGACGAACATCGACGCGTTCGACATCGACCTGGTCCCGAACGGAAACCTGCTGTTCCTGCAGTACGCCGACCGCCCGGGCGTGGTCGGCACGCTCGGGGTGCTGCTCGGCGACGCCGGCGTCAACATCGCCGGCATGCAGGTGGCCCGCTCGGAGTCGGGTGGCCGCAGCCTGATGGCGCTCGCGGTCGACCAGGCGGTGCCCGGCGACCTGCTCCAGCGGCTCGCAGCCGCGATCGGTGCGCACGACGCCAACACGGTTGACCTCAGCGAAGTCGAGCCCGTCCCGAGCAGCGGGACCGGTGTACCGGAAGATGGGACGCTTCGCTAA
- a CDS encoding 3-isopropylmalate dehydrogenase → MTNLAVIGGDGIGPEVVAEGLKVLNAVLPGVETTDYDLGARRYHATGEVLPDSVQNELAGHDAILLGAVGDPGVPPGVLERGLLLKLRFAFDHYVNLRPARLYEGVTSPLAGVKPGDIDFVVVREGTEGLYVGAGGVLAKGTPREVATEESLNSRSGVERVIRDAFSRAQSRPRRHLTLVHKQNVLVNAGNLWSRTFTEVGKEFPDVVTEYQHVDAASMFFVTQPQRFDVVVTDNLFGDILTDIAAAISGGIGLAASGNINPTKEYPSMFEPVHGSAPDITGKGIADPTATILSVALLLDHLGHTDEADKVEAAVADDLAAREPGAGVRTSEVGDRIAARVS, encoded by the coding sequence ATGACGAACCTGGCGGTCATCGGCGGCGACGGCATCGGTCCGGAGGTGGTGGCCGAGGGCCTGAAGGTCCTGAACGCGGTCCTGCCGGGCGTCGAGACCACCGACTACGACCTGGGTGCCCGCCGCTACCACGCCACCGGCGAGGTGCTGCCCGACTCGGTGCAGAACGAGCTGGCCGGGCACGACGCGATCCTGCTGGGTGCGGTCGGCGACCCGGGCGTGCCGCCGGGCGTCCTCGAGCGGGGGCTGCTGCTCAAGCTGCGGTTCGCGTTCGACCACTACGTCAACCTGCGGCCGGCCCGGCTCTACGAGGGCGTCACCAGCCCGCTGGCCGGTGTGAAGCCCGGTGACATCGACTTCGTCGTCGTCCGCGAGGGCACCGAGGGCCTCTACGTCGGCGCCGGTGGCGTGCTGGCCAAGGGCACTCCGCGCGAGGTCGCGACCGAGGAGAGCCTGAACTCGCGCAGCGGCGTCGAGCGCGTGATCCGGGACGCCTTCAGCCGCGCACAGAGCCGCCCGCGCCGCCACCTCACGCTCGTCCACAAGCAGAACGTGCTGGTCAACGCCGGCAACCTGTGGTCGAGGACGTTCACCGAGGTGGGCAAGGAGTTCCCCGACGTCGTCACCGAGTACCAGCACGTCGACGCGGCGAGCATGTTCTTCGTGACGCAGCCGCAGCGGTTCGACGTGGTCGTCACCGACAACCTGTTCGGGGACATCCTCACCGACATCGCGGCCGCGATCAGCGGCGGCATCGGGCTGGCCGCCAGCGGCAACATCAACCCGACGAAGGAGTACCCGTCGATGTTCGAGCCGGTCCACGGCTCGGCGCCGGACATCACCGGGAAGGGCATCGCCGACCCCACCGCGACGATCCTGTCGGTCGCGCTGCTGCTCGACCACCTGGGCCACACCGACGAGGCCGACAAGGTCGAGGCCGCGGTGGCCGACGACCTGGCCGCGCGCGAACCGGGCGCAGGCGTACGCACCAGCGAGGTAGGCGACCGGATCGCCGCGCGTGTGAGCTAG
- a CDS encoding branched-chain amino acid aminotransferase: MSSTLDFEIIPATKPASDEERAALMADPGFGRIFTDHMVTIRYAEGKGWYDARLEPYGPISLDPATSALHYGQEIFEGLKVYRHPDGSLGLFRPEQNARRFNRSAARLAMPEIPEELFLESIRLLVERDQNWVPSAPETSLYLRPFMFATDPYLGVRPALEYLYVLIASPVGAYFPRGVQPVSVWLSTDYTRAAPGGTGEAKCAGNYAASLVAQAQAAAQGCDQVVWLDATEHKYIEEMGGMNLYFVFEGTTLVTPELNGSLLPGVTRDSILQLAQELGLETDVRKISTDEWRESAASGRMTEAFACGTAAVITPVGTVKGTDGEFAVADGGPGEVTMKLRSALLDIQHGRVNDTHGWITTL; encoded by the coding sequence ATGAGCAGCACCCTGGACTTCGAGATCATCCCGGCCACGAAGCCCGCCAGCGACGAGGAGCGCGCCGCGCTGATGGCCGACCCCGGCTTCGGCCGGATCTTCACCGACCACATGGTGACGATCCGCTACGCCGAGGGAAAGGGCTGGTACGACGCCCGGCTCGAGCCGTACGGGCCGATCAGCCTCGACCCGGCCACGTCCGCGCTCCACTACGGCCAGGAGATCTTCGAGGGCCTCAAGGTCTACCGGCACCCCGACGGCTCGCTCGGGCTGTTCCGGCCGGAGCAGAACGCCCGCCGGTTCAACCGCTCGGCGGCCCGGCTCGCGATGCCCGAGATCCCCGAGGAGCTGTTCCTCGAGTCGATCCGGCTGCTCGTCGAGCGCGACCAGAACTGGGTGCCGAGCGCCCCGGAGACCAGCCTCTACCTGCGGCCGTTCATGTTCGCGACCGACCCGTACCTGGGCGTCCGCCCGGCCCTGGAGTACCTGTACGTGCTGATCGCGTCCCCGGTCGGCGCGTACTTCCCGCGCGGGGTCCAGCCGGTGAGCGTCTGGCTGTCGACCGACTACACCCGGGCCGCGCCCGGTGGCACCGGCGAGGCCAAGTGCGCTGGCAACTACGCGGCCAGCCTCGTCGCCCAGGCCCAGGCGGCCGCGCAGGGCTGTGACCAGGTGGTCTGGCTCGACGCGACCGAGCACAAGTACATCGAAGAGATGGGCGGGATGAACCTGTACTTCGTCTTCGAGGGCACGACGCTGGTCACCCCGGAGCTGAACGGGTCGCTGCTGCCCGGCGTCACCCGGGACAGCATCCTGCAACTGGCGCAGGAGCTGGGCCTGGAGACCGACGTGCGGAAGATCTCCACCGACGAGTGGCGGGAGTCCGCGGCCAGCGGCCGGATGACCGAGGCGTTCGCCTGCGGCACGGCCGCGGTGATCACGCCGGTCGGGACGGTCAAGGGCACCGACGGCGAGTTCGCGGTCGCCGACGGCGGGCCCGGCGAGGTGACGATGAAGCTGCGCAGCGCGCTGCTCGACATCCAGCACGGCCGGGTGAACGACACCCACGGGTGGATCACGACCCTCTGA